Proteins encoded by one window of Deinococcus radiodurans R1 = ATCC 13939 = DSM 20539:
- a CDS encoding type II secretion system F family protein: MPVYEYRARDRGGQTLKSQMEADSEAQVRDALRARNLMILEIKAPKTGLNADIKIPGLTDRPPGLKQVAVFSKQLATLINAGVPLVQSLAILQRQLDNKTFEAVIKKVRGEVESGQPLSEALQQHPKIFGRLFINLVRAGETSGTLDTVLERIADFQEKQLALQGKIKSALTYPTVVLVFALGITYFLLTTVVPQFAGILTQLNAPLPFITRMLMAVSNFLQHSGLLLLAIIAVIVLAYRWYYRTPQGRHAIDDFKLRLPVFGNLIQKSAISSFARTFGLLVSSGVNIIESLEITKGTADNAIVEETIENAKNVVISGDQMSSSLATSKVFPPMVVSMVAIGEETGSLDNMLNKVADFYDREVDEAVESLTAAIEPMMIVFLGGIVGLIVAGMFLPMFSIIGTLSQ; encoded by the coding sequence ATGCCGGTCTACGAATATCGCGCCCGGGACCGGGGGGGTCAGACCCTCAAATCCCAGATGGAGGCCGACTCCGAAGCCCAGGTCCGCGACGCGCTGCGGGCCCGCAACCTGATGATTCTGGAAATCAAGGCCCCCAAGACGGGCCTGAACGCCGACATCAAGATTCCAGGTCTCACCGACCGCCCGCCGGGACTCAAGCAGGTGGCGGTCTTCAGCAAGCAGCTCGCTACCCTGATCAATGCCGGGGTGCCGCTGGTGCAGTCGCTCGCCATCTTGCAGCGCCAGCTCGACAACAAGACCTTCGAGGCCGTGATCAAAAAGGTGCGCGGCGAGGTCGAGTCGGGCCAGCCGCTCAGCGAGGCACTGCAACAGCACCCCAAGATCTTCGGGCGGCTGTTCATCAACCTCGTCCGCGCCGGAGAAACGAGCGGCACGCTCGACACGGTGCTCGAGCGTATCGCCGACTTTCAGGAAAAGCAGCTCGCGTTGCAGGGCAAGATCAAGAGCGCGCTGACCTACCCCACGGTGGTGCTGGTCTTCGCCCTAGGGATCACCTACTTCCTACTGACCACCGTGGTGCCGCAGTTCGCCGGCATCCTGACGCAGCTCAATGCGCCGCTCCCTTTCATCACGCGCATGCTGATGGCGGTCTCCAACTTCTTGCAGCACTCGGGCCTGCTGCTGCTCGCCATCATCGCTGTGATCGTGCTCGCTTACCGCTGGTACTACCGCACGCCCCAGGGCCGTCACGCCATTGACGACTTTAAGTTGCGCTTGCCGGTGTTCGGCAACCTGATCCAGAAAAGCGCCATCAGTTCGTTTGCCCGCACCTTTGGCCTGCTCGTCAGCAGCGGGGTCAACATTATCGAGTCGCTGGAAATCACCAAGGGCACCGCCGACAATGCGATCGTCGAAGAAACCATCGAGAACGCTAAGAACGTGGTGATCTCGGGGGACCAGATGAGTTCAAGTCTGGCGACCAGCAAAGTCTTTCCGCCGATGGTGGTCAGCATGGTCGCCATCGGCGAGGAAACCGGGTCGCTCGACAACATGCTCAACAAGGTTGCCGACTTCTATGACCGCGAGGTGGACGAGGCCGTCGAGAGTCTGACCGCCGCCATCGAACCGATGATGATCGTGTTTCTGGGCGGCATCGTCGGCCTGATCGTGGCCGGGATGTTCCTGCCGATGTTCAGCATCATCGGAACGCTCAGCCAGTAA
- a CDS encoding ATPase, giving the protein MSASPLPGLRAADSPPKSAERPLGELPLTVLVGVTGVGKSTALAALQATDAALKVLPDRREVTDAVMIWPQAGGPVRDREERFRLTALYRQAHPGGMAQALGSLLADTGQWGEAPVFDGLRGEDEVRYAAEHFPRWRFVALGAPDPVRVRRLLGRGDRFDQIQADGAEDLRAALGGLTGSAEVFTAADLDALAGLVSEGHRAEDILAKTKIVVSERRNYDPGAAEAVLRTLPSERALILDTVQFSPEQVGAAVRAWATQP; this is encoded by the coding sequence ATGTCCGCTTCTCCCCTGCCCGGCCTGCGGGCCGCCGACTCGCCGCCCAAATCTGCCGAGCGCCCGCTGGGCGAGTTGCCGCTGACCGTGCTCGTCGGCGTGACCGGCGTGGGCAAAAGCACCGCGCTCGCTGCCCTGCAAGCCACCGACGCCGCGCTGAAGGTGCTGCCCGACCGCCGTGAAGTGACCGACGCGGTGATGATCTGGCCGCAGGCGGGCGGCCCGGTCCGGGACCGCGAGGAACGCTTTCGCCTGACCGCGCTTTACCGTCAGGCTCACCCCGGCGGCATGGCGCAGGCGCTTGGGTCGCTGCTCGCTGACACCGGGCAGTGGGGAGAAGCTCCGGTTTTCGACGGGCTGCGCGGTGAGGACGAGGTGCGCTACGCCGCCGAGCACTTTCCGCGCTGGCGTTTCGTGGCGCTGGGGGCCCCTGACCCGGTGCGGGTGCGCCGCCTGCTGGGGCGCGGGGACCGCTTCGACCAGATTCAGGCGGATGGGGCCGAAGACCTCCGCGCCGCGCTGGGCGGGCTCACAGGCAGTGCCGAAGTCTTTACTGCCGCCGACCTCGACGCCCTCGCCGGGCTGGTGAGCGAAGGCCACCGCGCCGAAGACATCCTCGCCAAGACCAAAATCGTGGTGAGCGAGCGGCGCAACTACGACCCCGGCGCCGCTGAAGCCGTGCTGCGAACCCTACCCTCTGAGCGGGCGCTGATTCTCGACACCGTGCAGTTTTCGCCGGAGCAGGTGGGCGCGGCGGTGCGGGCGTGGGCTACTCAGCCGTAA
- a CDS encoding L-threonylcarbamoyladenylate synthase, producing MTDFAALPSPESLPSGFLPPELLRAAADVLDRGGVVAYPTETVWGLAARPAAAAELYRRKGREANKPLQLSCPGAAAALALAVPSPALLALSACWPGPLTVVTPGRPERLEDWGAGAEAVAPDGWLGLRVPAHPVALALLSAAGGPLATTSLNPSGQAAATTQAEAEAYALADLTLPEPAGTADRPPAAPSTVLRLPAEGEDTARMLRLGGLSQADLAARLAPLGVRVTL from the coding sequence ATGACCGACTTTGCCGCTTTGCCGTCACCCGAGTCTCTGCCGTCCGGTTTCCTGCCGCCCGAGCTGCTCCGCGCCGCCGCTGATGTGCTGGACCGGGGCGGGGTCGTCGCTTACCCCACCGAAACCGTCTGGGGCCTCGCCGCTCGCCCCGCCGCCGCCGCCGAGCTCTACCGTCGCAAGGGCCGCGAGGCGAACAAGCCACTCCAGCTTTCCTGCCCGGGCGCCGCCGCCGCGCTCGCGCTCGCCGTGCCCAGTCCGGCGCTGCTCGCCCTGAGCGCGTGCTGGCCGGGACCCTTGACCGTGGTGACGCCGGGCCGCCCCGAACGGCTCGAAGACTGGGGCGCGGGCGCCGAGGCGGTGGCACCGGACGGCTGGTTGGGCCTGCGGGTGCCCGCGCATCCGGTGGCGCTGGCGCTGCTGAGTGCTGCCGGGGGGCCACTGGCGACCACCAGCCTTAATCCCAGCGGGCAGGCGGCGGCGACCACCCAGGCTGAAGCCGAGGCCTACGCGCTCGCCGACCTGACCCTGCCGGAACCGGCGGGCACGGCGGACCGGCCCCCCGCCGCGCCGAGCACCGTGCTGCGCCTGCCCGCTGAGGGCGAAGACACGGCGCGGATGCTGCGGCTGGGAGGCCTGAGTCAGGCCGACCTCGCGGCGCGGCTGGCCC
- a CDS encoding enolase C-terminal domain-like protein, producing the protein MTARITSVEALPYRLPLTSKLAWGAHSALSAAEHVLVRVTLSDGSVGVAEATPRPTIYGETPGSVTAILQHLEPALLGLDIADEAALNRVRGSVAGNHTARGALDMALWEARAASRGQSLFDTLLGPHERVRVSFILGIAPPAEMLAEAERVVAAGVRCLKVKVGRHAAQDLQVIAELRRRYGDDVQLYADSNDAVTLEQAPDVLAAMREAGLMYVEEPLPARDLRARAALHAAGVLPIVADDSCFTPADLERELDFDTFDVLNVKTARNGFTDGLQMLRRAAEHGKRGMVGSQASTGLGTLHAALLSTQAEVTEPCELSFVLKLGDDLLNRPIEFQDGWLNVPELREHRLDEDKLARYRI; encoded by the coding sequence ATGACTGCGCGCATCACCTCCGTCGAAGCCCTGCCCTACCGCCTGCCGCTCACGTCCAAACTCGCCTGGGGCGCGCACTCCGCGCTGAGCGCCGCCGAGCACGTGCTGGTGCGCGTCACCCTCAGCGACGGCAGCGTGGGCGTGGCCGAAGCGACCCCGCGCCCGACCATCTACGGCGAGACGCCGGGCAGCGTGACGGCCATCTTGCAGCACCTCGAACCCGCGCTGCTGGGGCTCGACATCGCGGACGAGGCGGCATTGAACCGGGTGCGCGGCAGTGTCGCGGGCAACCACACGGCGCGGGGCGCGCTCGACATGGCGCTGTGGGAAGCGCGGGCGGCGTCACGCGGGCAAAGCCTCTTCGACACGCTGCTCGGGCCTCACGAGCGGGTGCGGGTCAGCTTCATTCTGGGCATCGCCCCCCCTGCCGAGATGCTGGCCGAGGCCGAACGGGTGGTGGCGGCGGGCGTGCGCTGCCTGAAGGTGAAGGTGGGACGCCACGCCGCACAGGACCTGCAAGTGATTGCCGAGCTGCGCCGCCGCTACGGAGACGACGTGCAGCTCTATGCCGACAGCAACGACGCNGTGACGCTCGAACAGGCCCCCGACGTGCTCGCGGCGATGCGGGAGGCCGGGCTGATGTATGTCGAGGAGCCGCTCCCCGCCCGCGACCTGCGCGCCCGCGCTGCGCTGCACGCCGCCGGGGTGCTGCCCATCGTGGCCGACGACTCGTGCTTTACGCCCGCCGACTTAGAGCGCGAACTCGACTTCGACACCTTCGACGTGCTCAACGTCAAAACCGCCCGCAACGGCTTTACCGACGGGCTCCAGATGCTGCGCCGCGCCGCCGAGCACGGCAAACGTGGCATGGTGGGCTCACAGGCGAGCACCGGCCTCGGCACCCTGCACGCCGCGCTGCTCTCCACCCAGGCCGAAGTGACCGAGCCGTGCGAACTGAGTTTCGTGCTCAAGCTCGGCGACGACCTGCTCAACCGGCCCATCGAGTTTCAGGACGGCTGGCTGAACGTGCCGGAGTTGCGCGAGCACCGACTGGACGAGGACAAGCTGGCGCGTTACCGCATCTAA
- a CDS encoding DUF423 domain-containing protein produces MTARLALQAGALLAALSVALGAFAAHALKSRLDPSMLANVETGARYQMYAALALLLLGALPFTTRAGWPLLLGAVLFSGSLYLMALTGLRWLGAVTPIGGVLMIVGFVLLALDAARR; encoded by the coding sequence ATGACTGCCCGCCTCGCCCTGCAAGCCGGAGCCCTGCTCGCCGCCCTGAGTGTGGCGCTCGGCGCCTTCGCCGCGCACGCCCTCAAGTCCCGGCTCGACCCTTCCATGCTCGCCAACGTAGAAACCGGCGCCCGTTATCAGATGTACGCCGCGCTGGCGCTGCTGCTGCTCGGCGCCCTGCCCTTCACCACCCGCGCGGGCTGGCCGCTGCTGCTCGGCGCAGTGCTGTTCAGTGGCTCGCTCTACCTGATGGCGCTGACCGGCCTGCGCTGGTTGGGCGCGGTCACGCCCATCGGCGGCGTGCTGATGATCGTGGGCTTCGTGCTGCTCGCCCTCGACGCCGCCCGCCGTTGA
- the guaA gene encoding glutamine-hydrolyzing GMP synthase, with translation MSIVILDFGSQFTRLITRRFRELGAYSVILPGTASLERIQQENPQGIVLSGGPSSVYDEGAPRPAPGVLDLNVPILGVCYGMQYLAHEAGGDVKRAGKREYGKADLTEYGGRLFEGIQGEFVAWMSHSDSVTQLPQGYQVVARTEHTPVTAIENNDTRRYGVQFHPEVVHTPKGGQMLANFLDICGVTRDWNAEHIVDELIEGVRAQVGDTGRVLLGISGGVDSSTLALLLAKAVGERLTAVFIDHGLLRLGEREQVEAALTPLGVNLVTVDAKDEFLGQLAGVSDPEQKRKIIGREFIRAFERETAKLGDFEFLAQGTLYPDVIESAGGEGAANIKSHHNVGGLPDDVQFKLVEPFRTLFKDEVREIARLLGLPDHIRMRHPFPGPGLAIRCLGEVTAEKVDILQRVDDIFISGLREFGLYDGCSQALAVLTPIQSVGVMGDERTYSYTAALRAVTTDDFMTAEWARLPYDFLATMSNRIVNQVHEINRVVYDITGKPPATIEWE, from the coding sequence GTGAGCATCGTCATTCTGGATTTCGGCAGCCAGTTCACTCGCCTGATTACCCGGCGCTTCCGCGAACTCGGCGCATACTCGGTGATTTTGCCCGGCACCGCGAGCCTGGAGCGCATCCAGCAGGAAAACCCCCAGGGCATCGTGCTTTCGGGCGGGCCGAGCAGCGTGTACGACGAAGGCGCCCCGCGCCCGGCCCCCGGCGTGCTCGACCTGAACGTGCCAATTCTGGGCGTGTGCTACGGCATGCAGTACCTCGCGCACGAGGCGGGCGGCGACGTGAAGCGCGCGGGCAAGCGCGAGTACGGCAAGGCCGACCTGACCGAGTACGGCGGGCGGCTGTTCGAGGGGATTCAGGGCGAGTTCGTGGCCTGGATGAGCCACTCCGACTCGGTGACGCAGCTTCCGCAGGGCTACCAGGTGGTGGCCCGCACCGAGCACACCCCCGTCACCGCCATCGAGAACAACGACACACGGCGCTACGGCGTGCAGTTTCACCCCGAAGTCGTCCACACCCCCAAAGGTGGGCAGATGCTCGCCAACTTCCTCGACATCTGCGGCGTGACCCGCGACTGGAACGCCGAGCACATCGTGGACGAACTCATCGAGGGCGTGCGGGCACAGGTGGGCGACACGGGCCGGGTGCTGCTCGGCATCTCGGGCGGGGTGGACTCCTCCACGCTGGCGCTGCTGCTGGCGAAGGCGGTGGGCGAGCGGCTGACCGCCGTGTTTATCGACCACGGCCTGCTGCGCCTCGGCGAGCGCGAACAGGTGGAAGCGGCCCTGACCCCTCTCGGCGTCAATCTGGTCACGGTGGACGCCAAAGACGAATTCCTCGGCCAGCTTGCGGGCGTGAGCGACCCCGAGCAGAAGCGCAAAATCATCGGGCGCGAGTTCATCCGGGCCTTCGAGCGCGAAACGGCCAAGCTCGGCGACTTCGAGTTTCTGGCGCAGGGCACGCTGTACCCCGACGTGATCGAGTCGGCGGGCGGTGAGGGCGCAGCCAACATCAAGAGCCACCACAACGTAGGCGGCCTCCCCGATGACGTGCAGTTCAAACTCGTCGAGCCCTTCCGCACCCTGTTCAAGGACGAGGTGCGCGAGATTGCCCGCCTGCTGGGGCTGCCCGACCACATCCGCATGCGTCACCCCTTCCCCGGCCCCGGCCTGGCGATTCGCTGCCTCGGCGAAGTCACCGCGGAGAAGGTGGACATCCTCCAGCGGGTAGACGACATCTTCATTTCCGGCCTGCGCGAGTTCGGCCTCTACGACGGCTGCTCGCAGGCGCTGGCGGTGCTGACCCCCATTCAGTCGGTCGGCGTGATGGGCGACGAGCGCACCTACTCGTACACGGCGGCGCTGCGGGCCGTGACCACCGACGACTTCATGACTGCCGAATGGGCGCGCCTGCCCTACGATTTCCTGGCGACCATGAGCAACCGCATCGTCAATCAGGTCCACGAAATTAACCGGGTGGTCTACGACATCACCGGCAAGCCGCCGGCCACGATTGAGTGGGAATAA
- a CDS encoding YczE/YyaS/YitT family protein has translation MSPLLSRPAPLAALTRLSGSGRLLLLLAGLLGYGLSLRLMIAAQVGVAPWEVLHLGLSGRSGLRVGEVSILVGLVLLAYTRLKLGERLGVGTLLNVLLIGVFLDAFAPLIHTPAALAGRWAQFLLGLTLLGLATGAYVGAGLGAGPRDGLMLGLNRVYGWPVSRIRTVVELMVLALGTALGGPLGWGTLVFALLAGPSMAWGLRLFGVEKGAKESK, from the coding sequence GTGTCCCCATTGTTGTCACGCCCGGCCCCGCTGGCTGCTCTCACCCGTTTGAGTGGGTCAGGCCGCCTACTGCTCCTCCTTGCCGGACTGCTCGGCTACGGCCTGAGCCTGCGGCTGATGATCGCGGCGCAGGTCGGCGTGGCGCCCTGGGAGGTTCTGCACCTCGGTCTGAGCGGACGCAGCGGCCTGAGGGTGGGCGAGGTCAGCATTCTGGTGGGGCTGGTGCTGCTCGCCTACACCCGCCTGAAACTGGGCGAGCGGTTGGGCGTGGGCACGCTGCTCAACGTGCTGCTCATCGGCGTTTTTCTCGACGCTTTCGCGCCGCTGATTCACACCCCCGCCGCGCTGGCCGGGCGCTGGGCGCAGTTTCTGCTGGGGCTGACGCTGCTCGGCCTCGCCACCGGCGCCTACGTGGGTGCGGGCCTGGGCGCCGGACCGCGCGACGGGCTGATGCTGGGGCTGAACCGCGTGTACGGCTGGCCGGTCTCCCGCATTCGCACGGTGGTCGAGTTGATGGTTCTCGCGCTGGGCACGGCGCTCGGTGGGCCGCTCGGGTGGGGCACCCTGGTCTTCGCGCTGCTCGCCGGGCCGAGCATGGCGTGGGGGCTCAGGCTGTTCGGGGTGGAGAAAGGGGCGAAGGAGAGCAAGTAA
- the rsmH gene encoding 16S rRNA (cytosine(1402)-N(4))-methyltransferase RsmH: MNIMTANQGAVSPSQTESEASPPTFSHVPVLATEIVEALAPAPGKVFVDGTLGGAGHTRLLLGRGATVYGIDQDPYALDRARQAALPGLHVLQGNYRDMAELLPAAGVTQVDGILLDIGVSSFQLDDAGRGFSYHTEAPLDMRMSQSGESAADVVNDLDETELAALIYEYGEERHSRRIARFIVQAREKAPIETTVQLAEIIKRAYPGFSKGIHPARRTFQALRIYVNDELGALRDGLSAAEGLLAPGGRLAVISFHSLEDRIVKRFLLGSDVLTPLTKRPIVAAESEQVDNPRARSAKLRVGERAAAPEGS; this comes from the coding sequence GTGAACATCATGACTGCAAATCAGGGGGCCGTGTCCCCTTCCCAAACTGAATCTGAAGCCTCCCCCCCCACCTTCTCGCACGTTCCGGTTCTGGCGACCGAAATCGTGGAGGCCCTCGCCCCTGCCCCCGGCAAAGTGTTTGTCGACGGGACGCTGGGCGGGGCCGGACACACCCGGCTGCTGTTGGGGCGCGGCGCGACCGTGTACGGCATCGACCAGGACCCCTACGCTCTGGACCGCGCCCGGCAAGCGGCGTTGCCCGGCCTGCACGTCTTGCAGGGCAACTACCGTGACATGGCCGAATTGCTGCCCGCCGCGGGCGTCACGCAGGTGGACGGCATTTTGCTCGATATCGGCGTGAGCAGCTTTCAGCTCGACGACGCCGGGCGCGGCTTTTCGTACCACACCGAGGCCCCGCTCGACATGCGCATGAGCCAGAGCGGCGAGTCCGCCGCCGACGTGGTCAACGACCTCGACGAGACCGAACTCGCCGCCCTGATTTATGAATACGGCGAGGAGCGGCACTCACGCCGCATCGCCCGTTTTATCGTGCAGGCGCGGGAGAAAGCGCCCATCGAAACCACGGTGCAGCTCGCGGAGATCATCAAGCGGGCGTATCCGGGGTTTTCCAAGGGCATTCACCCGGCCCGGCGCACTTTTCAGGCGCTGCGGATTTACGTCAACGACGAACTCGGGGCGCTGCGTGACGGCCTGAGCGCCGCCGAAGGCCTTCTCGCTCCGGGCGGGCGGCTGGCGGTCATCAGCTTTCACTCGCTCGAAGACCGCATCGTCAAGCGCTTTTTGCTCGGCAGTGACGTGCTTACCCCGCTCACCAAGCGGCCCATCGTGGCCGCCGAGAGCGAGCAGGTCGACAACCCCCGCGCCCGCAGCGCCAAGTTGCGAGTGGGCGAACGGGCCGCCGCGCCGGAGGGCTCCTGA
- a CDS encoding peptidoglycan D,D-transpeptidase FtsI family protein: MQVIALVMFATLVWAYAQIEWGPPNSITTKHETVRGSILAGDGSVLARTLGEQRVYPQGALAGQVLGMLGDSGGLEGVERTANDTLQTGQSVQLTLDPSAQAIAEAALARGVQAHQGQYGAVIMLETRTGRILAAATYPPFDPGNWRGKPDTQERVKNRAFLDAYEPGSTMKALTIAAALNDGITTPDTVYETPMSRHVGGRWGHTIGDAVDHPSSLTTQQVLRYSSNVGMSHIVEGFTYQKLRDYLAAYGFGQPVNLTGAVTAQGILKPIDKWNDLERATNSFGQGVSGTTLQVAAAYNAVANDGLYVTPRLIEGAPAGERHEVVRAASARTVREMLKAIVVEGKFASLEGYDLSGKTGTAQVATENGYSNSVYKSTYAGFFPSDTPRVTVAVMVHGAQGEHHGSQVAAPIFREIASGMLSEWGTAPEVTVSEPAK, encoded by the coding sequence ATGCAGGTCATCGCCCTGGTGATGTTCGCCACGCTGGTGTGGGCCTACGCGCAGATTGAGTGGGGACCGCCCAACTCGATTACCACCAAGCACGAAACCGTGCGCGGCAGCATCCTCGCCGGCGACGGCAGCGTGCTCGCCCGCACCCTCGGCGAGCAGCGCGTCTACCCGCAGGGCGCCCTGGCGGGGCAGGTGCTGGGGATGCTGGGCGACTCGGGCGGCCTTGAAGGCGTCGAGCGCACGGCCAACGACACCTTGCAGACCGGGCAAAGCGTGCAACTCACCCTCGACCCCTCGGCGCAGGCGATTGCCGAGGCCGCCCTCGCGCGCGGCGTGCAGGCCCATCAGGGCCAGTACGGCGCGGTCATCATGCTCGAAACCCGCACCGGGCGCATTCTCGCCGCCGCCACCTATCCGCCCTTCGACCCCGGCAACTGGCGCGGCAAGCCCGACACCCAGGAGCGGGTCAAGAACCGCGCTTTTCTCGACGCCTACGAGCCCGGCTCGACCATGAAGGCGCTCACCATCGCCGCCGCGCTCAACGACGGCATCACCACCCCCGACACGGTGTACGAAACTCCCATGAGCCGGCACGTCGGCGGGCGCTGGGGCCACACCATCGGGGACGCGGTGGACCATCCCAGCAGCCTGACCACCCAGCAGGTGCTGCGCTACTCGTCGAACGTGGGCATGAGCCACATCGTCGAGGGCTTCACCTACCAGAAGCTGCGCGATTACCTCGCCGCCTACGGCTTCGGGCAGCCGGTGAACCTGACCGGCGCCGTGACCGCGCAGGGCATCCTCAAGCCCATCGACAAGTGGAACGACCTCGAGAGGGCCACCAACTCGTTCGGCCAGGGCGTGAGCGGCACCACCCTACAAGTGGCGGCGGCCTACAACGCGGTCGCCAACGACGGGCTGTATGTCACGCCGCGCCTGATCGAAGGTGCCCCGGCGGGCGAACGGCACGAGGTGGTCCGCGCGGCCTCGGCCCGCACCGTGCGCGAAATGCTCAAGGCCATCGTGGTCGAGGGCAAGTTCGCCAGCCTCGAAGGCTACGACCTGAGCGGTAAGACCGGCACGGCGCAGGTGGCGACCGAAAACGGCTACTCCAACAGCGTGTACAAGAGCACCTACGCCGGATTTTTCCCCAGCGACACCCCGCGCGTCACGGTAGCGGTCATGGTGCACGGCGCGCAAGGCGAGCACCACGGCTCGCAGGTCGCCGCGCCCATCTTCCGCGAAATCGCCTCGGGAATGCTCTCGGAATGGGGCACCGCGCCCGAAGTGACGGTCAGCGAACCGGCGAAGTAA
- a CDS encoding 4Fe-4S binding protein, protein MLRGVLDQLGEMGNLVPRYTQPRCLLDRHAVGGCAVCVDACPHEAVTVNAGGYAVEIDPERCTGCGLCVQSCPSGALEYDLLAPLESVQQQRATAAGEATLTCSQSGAGGPQLPCLGRVTPALLTAAGGWGIPLTLIHGECESCPVGRPDVPQRLLGVMNETQTLRRATGRPAEVTLRPAVPEDGERAQKLTRRGAFSALFRAGSQQLAQRLPERPLPFVDWSEPEQRTPAEWQWRKKALGTPLPQDVGIDWPAPVVDDSCIDCPVCANVCPTQAITRNLQPEGGVRLLLDLSACTGCMACLRSCPPQAIHEQRQWLSPAFELPILLRESDSVM, encoded by the coding sequence ATGCTGCGCGGCGTTCTGGACCAACTCGGCGAGATGGGCAATCTCGTTCCCCGCTACACCCAGCCCAGGTGCCTGCTCGACCGGCACGCGGTGGGGGGCTGCGCCGTGTGCGTGGACGCCTGCCCGCACGAGGCGGTGACGGTCAACGCCGGGGGCTACGCCGTCGAAATCGACCCCGAGCGCTGCACCGGCTGTGGCCTGTGCGTGCAGAGCTGCCCGTCCGGGGCGCTGGAATACGACCTGCTCGCCCCGCTCGAAAGCGTGCAGCAGCAGCGCGCCACTGCGGCGGGCGAGGCCACCCTGACCTGTTCGCAAAGCGGCGCGGGTGGCCCGCAACTGCCCTGCCTGGGCCGGGTGACACCTGCGCTCCTGACGGCGGCGGGCGGGTGGGGCATTCCGCTCACCCTGATTCACGGCGAGTGCGAAAGCTGCCCGGTGGGCCGCCCCGATGTGCCGCAGCGGCTGCTCGGGGTGATGAACGAGACCCAGACCCTGCGCCGCGCCACGGGCCGCCCCGCCGAGGTGACCCTGCGCCCGGCGGTGCCCGAAGACGGCGAACGGGCGCAAAAACTCACCCGGCGCGGGGCCTTCAGCGCCCTGTTTCGGGCCGGGTCGCAGCAACTCGCCCAGCGCCTGCCCGAGCGACCGCTGCCCTTCGTAGACTGGTCCGAACCCGAGCAGCGCACCCCCGCCGAGTGGCAGTGGCGCAAGAAGGCACTCGGCACGCCGCTGCCGCAGGACGTGGGCATCGACTGGCCCGCCCCGGTGGTGGACGACAGCTGCATCGACTGCCCGGTGTGTGCCAACGTCTGCCCGACCCAGGCCATTACCCGCAACCTGCAACCGGAAGGCGGCGTGCGGCTGCTGCTCGACCTCTCGGCCTGCACCGGCTGCATGGCCTGCCTGCGCTCGTGCCCGCCCCAGGCCATTCACGAGCAGCGGCAGTGGCTCTCGCCCGCCTTCGAGCTGCCGATTTTGCTGCGCGAGAGCGACTCGGTGATGTAG
- the mraZ gene encoding division/cell wall cluster transcriptional repressor MraZ, which yields MPFGEYPYTIDDKGRVVMPPAFREFVEDGLILTRGMEGCLYAFPLPGWKRVEEQLEGLPLTDAGSRAFVRFFYSGASKARLDNQSRVSIPQTLRAFAGLDSDVIVAGAPGRLEFWNPQRWEAAIAAVQAEPPQPDLLANFVA from the coding sequence TTGCCTTTTGGTGAATACCCCTACACGATTGACGACAAGGGCCGCGTGGTGATGCCACCGGCCTTCCGTGAATTCGTGGAGGACGGCCTGATTCTGACGCGCGGAATGGAAGGGTGCCTGTACGCCTTTCCCCTGCCGGGCTGGAAACGGGTCGAGGAGCAGCTCGAGGGCCTTCCCCTCACGGACGCCGGGTCGCGGGCGTTCGTGCGGTTTTTCTATTCCGGGGCCAGCAAAGCGCGGCTCGACAACCAGAGCCGGGTCAGTATTCCCCAGACCCTGCGCGCTTTTGCCGGACTCGACAGCGACGTGATCGTGGCCGGCGCTCCCGGCAGGCTGGAATTCTGGAACCCCCAGCGCTGGGAAGCGGCCATCGCGGCGGTGCAAGCCGAACCTCCTCAACCCGACCTGCTCGCCAACTTCGTGGCGTGA